A genomic stretch from Deltaproteobacteria bacterium includes:
- the lysA gene encoding diaminopimelate decarboxylase, whose product MDLFSYRNLEFFCEEVPVAHIAKKAGTPCYVYSAGTLRSHFRAFDEAFSPWPHLICFAVKACGNLAVLDLLASLGAGADIVSGGELFRALSAGIPPKRIVYSGVGKTEREIGYALSAGILMFNVESIPELEAIRRVARRLKTRAPISFRVNPDVDAGTHPYISTGLRKNKFGIPAEQVITTYRNAAQMDEIEIVGIDCHIGSQLTTVEPFVDAMKRIRRLVEDIDEAGIRLRYLDIGGGLGVRYRDETPPSPKEYAEGILEVLSGLPQTVILEPGRAMAANAAVLLTRVLYIKDTGEKRFAIVDAGMNDLARPSLYGAYHEIVPARKKDGPLQVMDVVGPICETGDFLARDRELPPLGPKELLVVKTAGAYGFSMSSNYNARPRAAEVLVDGDRFEVVRRRETYRDLVRGERISGFGRKEDK is encoded by the coding sequence ATGGATCTCTTCTCTTACCGCAACCTGGAATTTTTCTGCGAGGAAGTCCCGGTCGCACACATCGCCAAAAAGGCCGGGACCCCGTGTTACGTTTACAGCGCCGGGACCCTGCGTTCCCACTTTCGTGCCTTTGACGAGGCCTTTTCCCCTTGGCCCCACCTCATCTGTTTTGCAGTGAAGGCCTGCGGCAATCTTGCCGTCCTGGATCTCCTCGCGTCCCTCGGGGCTGGTGCTGACATCGTCTCCGGAGGCGAACTCTTCCGGGCCCTTTCGGCCGGCATTCCACCAAAACGCATCGTCTATTCCGGGGTCGGCAAGACCGAACGGGAGATTGGGTATGCACTTTCTGCCGGCATCCTCATGTTCAACGTGGAGTCTATTCCCGAGCTGGAGGCCATCCGGCGAGTGGCCCGACGCCTCAAAACACGCGCCCCTATCTCCTTTCGGGTCAATCCCGACGTAGATGCCGGGACCCATCCCTACATCTCGACCGGACTTCGAAAGAACAAATTCGGGATCCCGGCTGAGCAGGTGATCACAACCTACCGAAACGCCGCACAGATGGACGAGATCGAGATCGTGGGGATCGACTGCCATATAGGCTCCCAGCTCACTACTGTCGAACCCTTCGTGGACGCCATGAAGAGGATCCGCCGCCTCGTAGAAGATATCGATGAGGCCGGAATACGTCTTCGTTATCTGGACATAGGCGGTGGGCTCGGGGTCCGCTACCGGGATGAGACACCCCCAAGCCCAAAGGAATATGCTGAGGGCATCCTCGAGGTCCTCTCTGGCCTTCCCCAGACCGTGATCCTCGAGCCTGGAAGGGCCATGGCGGCAAATGCCGCCGTGCTCCTCACCCGAGTCCTGTACATCAAGGACACAGGGGAGAAACGCTTCGCCATTGTGGATGCCGGCATGAACGACCTTGCCAGGCCAAGCCTCTATGGGGCTTATCACGAGATCGTCCCTGCCCGAAAAAAGGACGGTCCACTTCAGGTTATGGACGTGGTGGGCCCCATCTGCGAGACCGGAGACTTTCTCGCCCGGGATCGTGAGCTACCGCCCTTGGGGCCCAAAGAACTCCTCGTGGTCAAGACCGCGGGCGCCTATGGATTCAGCATGTCCTCAAACTACAACGCCCGGCCACGGGCAGCAGAGGTCCTTGTGGACGGTGACCGATTTGAGGTGGTGAGGAGACGGGAGACCTATCGGGATCTCGTACGGGGAGAAAGGATATCGGGCTTCGGGCGCAAGGAGGACAAATGA
- the dapF gene encoding diaminopimelate epimerase: MKGLVFTKMHGGGNDFILIDNRTGVVGEDAAGLARMLCRRKFSVGADGLILIEPSNTADFRWRFYNADGSEAEMCGNGARCAARFAYLSGIAGPRLRFETQAGLIHGEVTDGRVRIGLSPPQNLVCDIIISVDGKPIKVHHVNTGVPHTILLTDDLDTAPVRELGRAIRFHERFAPAGTNVNFVQVFHPHSIRIRTYERGVEDETLACGTGAAASAIVTSHLSLTKSPVSVLTQGGEELTVHFTTGRDGRIEEVLLEGDAVRVYTGRIEE; encoded by the coding sequence ATGAAAGGCCTTGTCTTTACCAAGATGCACGGAGGAGGGAACGACTTTATCCTCATAGACAACCGGACTGGGGTCGTGGGAGAAGACGCGGCTGGGCTTGCACGAATGCTCTGCAGAAGAAAATTCTCCGTCGGGGCCGACGGCCTCATCCTCATAGAGCCCTCAAACACGGCCGACTTTCGCTGGCGGTTCTACAACGCAGACGGAAGCGAGGCCGAGATGTGCGGAAACGGTGCCAGATGCGCCGCCCGGTTCGCATATCTCTCCGGCATTGCCGGCCCCAGGCTCCGCTTCGAGACCCAAGCCGGCCTCATCCACGGAGAGGTGACGGACGGACGGGTCAGGATCGGACTCTCTCCACCCCAAAACCTCGTTTGCGACATCATCATCTCTGTGGATGGAAAACCCATCAAGGTCCACCACGTGAACACAGGCGTCCCTCATACGATCCTCCTCACGGACGATCTGGATACGGCGCCTGTCCGGGAGCTCGGCAGAGCGATCCGGTTTCACGAAAGGTTCGCGCCTGCGGGCACCAACGTGAACTTCGTCCAGGTCTTCCACCCGCACTCCATACGCATCCGCACCTACGAGCGCGGTGTAGAAGATGAGACCCTTGCGTGCGGGACAGGCGCGGCCGCAAGCGCCATAGTAACGTCACACCTTTCCCTGACAAAAAGCCCGGTCTCGGTCCTGACCCAGGGAGGGGAAGAACTCACTGTCCATTTCACGACCGGGCGAGACGGACGGATCGAAGAGGTCTTGCTCGAAGGGGACGCAGTACGTGTCTATACGGGCAGGATCGAGGAATGA
- the rsmG gene encoding 16S rRNA (guanine(527)-N(7))-methyltransferase RsmG, with amino-acid sequence MTSIDEVLAPLLKRILEEAGIPQNDAVISALCVYLRELETWNRRMDLSGIQDMEGLALKFVGDTAPFAPLVPTGTRTVLDIGTGAGAPGLVLKILLPQLEVVLVDALRKRVSFLRHVIALLGLTGVTAHHGRVGEPGIPHIHPPEGFDLVTSQAVGSLDLLTRLAIPLLGPGGVVVAFKGPKAAAEVKVYREILAQRGFLAKTIPVRQPVSGLPRTLVFLRRNPSSLEHSPSLSSHGNREKTS; translated from the coding sequence ATGACATCGATAGATGAAGTCCTTGCCCCCCTCTTAAAAAGGATCCTGGAAGAGGCGGGAATTCCACAAAACGATGCGGTCATCTCCGCCCTGTGCGTCTATCTCAGGGAACTTGAGACCTGGAACCGCCGTATGGATCTCTCGGGCATTCAGGACATGGAGGGCCTTGCCCTCAAATTCGTCGGAGATACCGCACCATTTGCCCCCCTCGTCCCGACCGGGACGCGGACGGTGCTCGATATCGGGACCGGGGCCGGCGCACCTGGGCTCGTCCTCAAGATCCTCCTGCCCCAGCTCGAGGTCGTCCTCGTGGACGCCCTGAGAAAACGTGTCTCCTTCCTTCGCCATGTCATCGCCCTTCTGGGGCTTACGGGCGTCACTGCCCACCACGGCCGAGTAGGCGAACCCGGCATCCCGCACATACACCCGCCTGAGGGCTTCGACCTCGTGACGAGCCAGGCCGTGGGCTCACTCGATCTCCTCACTCGGCTCGCCATCCCCCTTCTCGGTCCAGGCGGGGTCGTCGTGGCCTTCAAAGGCCCAAAGGCCGCGGCTGAGGTAAAGGTTTACCGTGAGATACTTGCCCAAAGGGGATTTCTTGCGAAGACCATACCCGTTCGCCAACCAGTCAGTGGCCTTCCCCGCACCCTCGTCTTTCTGCGCAGGAATCCCAGCTCCCTGGAGCATTCACCATCTCTTTCATCTCATGGGAACCGCGAAAAAACCTCATGA